A window of Gossypium raimondii isolate GPD5lz chromosome 7, ASM2569854v1, whole genome shotgun sequence genomic DNA:
CAACTTGATGTTGATCAAAGCACGGAGTTGCAGAAAGCTTTTACAATTGTCGAGTTATGTCAAGTGCTAGCTAAGACAAAGaagttaattatttatcatcttcttGATAGAATTGTTTGTCTTGTGCTAACTCTTATCGTGTCTACTGCAACAACCGAATAAACATTTTTAGCCATAAAAATTGTGAAGACAAGTGCTAGCTAAGACAAAGaagttaattatttatcatcttcttGATAGAATTGTTCGTCTTGTGCTAACTCTTATCGTGTCTACTGCAACAACCGAATAAGCATTTTCAGCCATAAAAGTTGTGAAGACAAGGCTTCGCAATACAATGGAAGataattttctttcaacttactTGGTGGCATACATCGAAAAAGAGATAGCTGGAGAATTTTAACATATTCTATCATTGATGAGTTCGATCTTATGGAAAAACAGAGGGTGCAATGTAGGATGTCTAGTGTTGAGAAATAAGACTAAGGCTAagtctttttaatttaatttttggaattataatgatatttatgaaatttttagtatagTATTAGTCATTCTTTTTAACTtagtggaaagaaatatttaattttctatagtttaattttttttcttttaatttttttacagttAAATCATTCAtgctttttatataatattaaattaatttatttgataagaaaaaaaagtatccGAAAAGAATTTACATCTTTTTGCGTTAAAAAAAAGgtcatttgaatttaaaaatttcgcTCCCTTACTTATATCCGTACATGTCTACTTAAGggctagtttggatgggcggtgtgtttacctccggtgaggttaaaaacagcagtagcggtgagattagttactgtagcggtgagattggatactgtagcggtgagattagaaacaatggtggagtgtgtgtttggattcaaacgcagctgtagCGATGAtgtgagaataaaaaattactattaaggacatcagattagaattgatatataatagaattttttaaaattattttaattttttaaaattattaaaatatgtgaatttataaattcatttaataaaatattaaaatgtatcttctaatattttaatgaattatataatcaatttaaattatttattagataaaatgataattatttttaattttttatagttaaattatttattagattttacaaatttaaaagtgTACAACCTTCTTTATTATCATTACTCACCACTAATTTTTGCCAAGTACCCCACTTATTTCTGATGCAGAAACACCATGCAGTTCCTTTGACCTTTCCTATTTGAAGCATATATCTTCTAATTTTTGTTGCAAAATTTTTTGAATGTAGAAAAGAGAAGATAGAAGAAAAAGCTGCAGTGAGTGAATGCGATCCTACTCCGGCATTGGGTgataaatacattttattattgtgCTTCTAAATATTGTTAGTATTTGCTAGTCTCTAAATGCTTGCCCGAGACTTGTTTGATAAAATGCCTGAGAAAGGTTGCTTGCCGAATGAGTTTAGCACTTTACTGCACGGCTACTGTCGTAAAGGGAAGTTATCTGAAGCAAATGCTATTGTAAATGAGATGATGAGAAATGGTTGCGTCCCTAAtacttgtaatattttgctGCATAGCCTATGGAAAGAGGGTAAAATATTGGAGGCAGAAGAGTAAGGGTATTTTTGTCTGTTAAAAATACCAACAGCTGAAATCTCCAACTGAAATCTCCATTGCTGCTAAAATCTACAGCTGATTTTCAGCTGACCAGCGTGGTGGAGATGCCTTATCACTGGACTGACCTGCTGAACCAAACAGCATACCAGTGAGGTTGGCACCATATTTTCCCCCTCAACTGCACCTCACTAGCATTAAAAGCCAAACTAAAAGAAGCCTAAGTTTGTTGGATTGCCTAACCATTTACAATATGTCTGCGTCATCTGTCAAATGGTCAGCAGTCATTTTCTTGAGAAATCTCAATTTTAATTATGCTTGACGATTAGAATTcagttttattaatcttttggTATAACAAGTTTGATTATAGATTTCTTAGCATTGATTAATGGGTTAGATTAATCTTGTCAGCTTcttaaatctctaatttaattgattagaTAACCCGAATAACTAAGCTTGGAAATTCGAGTAAGTTGAGAGCATCTCTATGTCCGCCTCTAGCCAGATTAGTCAGATAGTTTGGTGAGGCATATGAAATTATAATCTGGGCCGAGGCTTCAGGATCCAAAATATAATTTGGGCCAGTGAAACTGTCTTAAGTAACTACAACAAAGCTAAGATAAAATAGTAATGTTTAAATTCGTGGAAATCATATGCAGTGGTTGACATCGCATTCATCTTTATTATTTGTTCCAACTAGATTTGATTCTATATGAAGGTCTATTCCAAATGTATAAACTCAGatttagataataaaaattaggttattttttatagtttcaaCTTTGAGTAGGATTTTAGCTCAActcatataaattatttttttgttatttcgcAATTGTTTTGCTATCACTTCGTTGTTatatttctattgttttattgttattatttagatattatataattcttgttttattgtcaattttactattattttagagacatttgttTGTTAAGTATAATGtctgttttaaatatattttcaatttgttgagaaagcagttatttcaatatttttagtgtatttgatgtattatatattttaaatttgtttttatataaaaaataatctaaaaaatctCAATACAGACATGCTTGGTCGAGCTCgagttttacatttttaatctAAGTTGAACTTGGACAGAATTTTAAGTCTATTAATTTTTGAGCTGAACCGAGCCCAGGTCTAAAAACGAACTTACAATTTTACATCGATCTAGCTCAAACTCGACTCAACTCATAATCAAATCTAGTTCCAAgaaaacaattattattttagtatataaGTTAGGGTAATATGAAGTCGGTTTTGATGTATGATTGTTACATTAAAATCTAAGCATTATCGGTTTTCATCTTTTGAGAAGTTTTActtgatgattttgaaaaatacataaagtaaatatttaatcatacTCATGCTCGGCGTGTAATAAATTGTTGTCCACGAATCTAATACCAAAGAAGAAACTTGAGTTTCGCAAGTGGTACCATTTATGTACTACGCACCCTCGctggaaataaaattaaacttattcgtgagataaaattttcattgaaaattaaattaaatttattcaagagTCTAAATATAATATCCAACTTGATGACTGAtgatatttcataaatttgtCTTAAAGAATCTAAAATTTCTCAATAAATATGTACCAAACATCAAAGATGAAGCTTGGAGATAGGAAACATACAATAAAAGAGCTGAGCCGGGGAAGGAGGAAGGTcaaatgtgataaaatataacataaaataacgAGGACAGGGAAAGTTAGGAAGCAAATGTTAGTGCAGGTTGGGTCAAGTGGTAAGATATTCAGTGTTCCTgtagtaaaattttgagttaaaggagaaaacaacatttaaagaacttttaatcttatttagtaatttcacttaaatttaattgaaaccCAAATCAAAACTCAACCAATATATCAAACACTAGATATTTCGAGTAATATTTTAGGTAAGCATCAATTTATTCCAGTCATTCAATTAAGAAATATAATAtctaaaaggaataaataaacacattaaaattaaaacaactcaAGTCAAATCAAATAATGTCAGCCAACAAGTCGAATAAACCTTAGGTACTGTTGAATATGCTATAGTACATTTAGAACCTAAAAGCCGAATATAAAAGGGGTATAAGTATATCCTCTCTTTTTTGGGGTCagtaaattcattcaatttaaaccctAACTGATGCCAAAAACTTAATTGGAATATTCCACTTTTAATCCCCAAAATACTCTAATTTAAGCACCTCATCCTCAGATAAACTAAATCCATACTAAAACCCAAACCCTTACAAAGCGACGTcatttttaaaacttctaaTGGCTAGAAGAGTAAAACGAGTTACTGACCCGCTTGACGACAGAGTCAAAGCTCAACTCGTCGGCGCTGGTTACTTTAGTAGCGGAAGCGAACACTCTGGCTCCGACGCCGTAGCCGGAGATGACTCTCCCTGCCTCTCTGAACTCGTTGATAGTTTCCTGGAAGATAACCACTATGGTACTGATGAGACTGGTGGCGGTAATGGTAGTACTACTTACATCTCCGATGCCGATTGCGTCGATTCGAATTATGACAATACGGCGTTGTTGGAGATCATCGTCAGGTCAAACGCTGTTAACGATAGGGATTGTTATAGGAATCTGCTCGTGGATCGCGTTTTGGAAGCAAAGGAAATGGTGTCCGTTTTCAAAATGGATAAAGCTGTTTTTAAGCGTAAAGTAATGGCTCACCTTCGCGAAGCAGGTTACGACGCGGCGATCTGCAAAACGAAATGGAGTTCCTCGGGAGGCATAGCGGCTGGGAACTACGAGTTCATTGACGTGATGCGATCGGTGTCATCGTCGAGGCAAAACAGGTACTTCGTTAACCTCGATTTTGCCTCTGAGTTTGAGATCGCGATGCCGACCGGCGAGTACTCGAGGTTGTTGCAGTATTGCCCTAAAGTTTTCGTTGGAAAAAGCGAGGAACTGAAAAAGATCGTGAGGGCCATGAGTGATGCAGCGAAAAGATCGTTGAAGAGCAAAGGATTGTCCCTTCCTCCTTGGAGAAAAAACCGTTACATGCAAAACAAATGGTTTGCTTCGTACCGCCGGACGACAAATCAAACTCCGGCAGACTCCGGTTCGCTGACCACGATGACGATCCATTCCGTCAACGTCGTTCAATGCCGCTACGTTGGCTTCGACGACGCCGTCAACAGTCGTATGTTTGTCCGTACGAGATAATAATTTTGacaaacgaaaaaaaaaacatttttcatgaaattaatatttaataaaaaaaaaaaacttagtaaGATGCGAGGAATATTTGTAgtctctatcttttttttttatcgttaaaaaaattgtaataagaAATTAGATAAAgtggttaaaatatgtgatAGGTTACCGTACTCTGTACAAATttgtaaattagtccttgtattttatttagttcttctacttttcatatttggtggtgtgaaattttgaaattagataaagttcaattttaatttttttgttaaatttgatggtgtgacattttaaaataaaaaatagttggtagcaatgtaactaaaaatgacattataataaacacgaatttaaaataattttaatagtattaacaGTTGGATGTaaagtttgaaatatgaaaaatagaggactaaatttctaaaatataaatataaatactaaattataaatttatgaagaatataggaattatgaaatatttgatatatagaataaaattatgtttatgtttcGATTGCAGAAAACACACTAAACATGTCCTGTggcaaagtaaaaaaaaattagaggggcataattaaattgtatattttatgacagtaaaaatgtaatttcatcattttaatagcctatacatttataatttataaagggttaaatcaaatatttattattttaggaaggccaaagtgcaattttaccatattaatttaaaattttacaaatagtaaaatgcctaattaaaatttactagGCTCCGCCATTGAACACGTCATTTTATTCACATAAATATGACATTTAAGGAAACTATTTAGCATACTATCGGtggagtttttaaattttacaagtaGATTCCATTATAATCTagcaaaaaaatatatgaaagatTACAAGGATAGATTAAAGTGGGAAAGAGGTGAAAATGTTTTAACTATGTATTTATAAATCAAAGAGTAATTGCACATACATGCCTAAACTTATAACATTCTTTTAAATCAATCCCTAAACtttaaatcatttcaaataCATCGAGGTTATATCAATAAAGTCTTTccattattaaaattgataatttaataagtatatgAGATGCCAAATCTTATGTTGTGtggttcaaaatgaaaattttaaagaaaaagaatactACAAGcaaaaatcttgattttaagCCTTTCAATGCTTTCATAAAAGCTTTATCATTACtctcctttttttatttcactttgttttaacaattaaattaataattttaataatggcAAGATTTAgctaatataatattaataatttaggaacacaattaaaacattttaaaagttttgaggaccaatttaaaattttaaaacattatttttttaatagtaaaatataaaaagtaatagaatattatagaaagaaagaaaacacaTATTGTTGTGTGCCCTCTTTGTAATGGTcgttgttgacaccattttttggatgaaaacggggtcgacttgggttttgaaaaatgaaatgggagtcgccaccaatccttttttatgaggtgtgattggatcacctcgaaaagtggttgtttttaataaatggtttgattttattaaaacaacaagtttggtccacgaaattcagaaaaacgggttcgggagtcggttacgcacgaggtaggattagcaccctcgatacgcccaaaattggtacctagttgattacttaatgtcttagtgtcgaaaaactgaaaactttaaagaaatttaaaaatacgatccttgtattaaaatgttgaaaattttgggaaaatggGCACGTtccacgttaatcgagaaagaaagcatcatatccagtaagttaggacacaatgtctcgaattcccgatatgcgaatgaatgtcaaattttacttatttaaaagatatttaattatctcgggtttagaaaagggaacatgcccagtaagttaggacacgatcttttcttaattcccgagattgtttgaaacttgagtttgaaaagatttgggtatttagatttattgtgaaaatcgaaacccagtaagttagggtacgaccttctcgaatttcaaaatgcaaaattttgttcattttaaaaccatattaaataaaattaatttagcatGAAATGGTAGGAGTAAACACAATATTAACTTGTATAacaaaatgatgatgatgatacaagcacaaataatataagcaataatcaaaagaaataaaatacataaataaaataatcaagtatatgaaataacaaataaataaataaacaataaaagaaaaactaaaacatttcctaaaaataataacaaacatatgaataaataaacaaataaatatcaaataggaAGACAAAACAATACGAAAAGATaaaatacatatgtatgtatgtccatacaaattaaaaagtacaaaaatacAAGAacgtacatatatgtataagtaaattataaaatatacacatgcaaatatatatactttaagcttataaaatataagagtATGTaaacatctatatatatatatatatatataaagctaaaataattaaaaaaaaactaattaatatattaacaatagtaatgaataaataaaagaaaaataagactaagaataataaatagtaataatatattaaaatgatcaatttaataataaaactaaaaatattaaggagaggattaaattgaaactaaacAAAAACCTTAATGCAGAAATCGAAATTGGAAACAgagaaaaggatcaaattgtgacACACGCAAAGGAACGGGGACCAGAACGGAAAATATCCCTCCCTCCAAAACGCATCACTTTGATCggaactaaaatgaaacaaaagtaaagttatgcggctaaattaaaaaacaaaaagggacCAGATTGCACTAAGGCGCAAAAGCGGAAGGACCAAAAGGATAAATAACCCAAAtttcaaaaacacgcggatccccagATTGGGTCGGGTCAACGCGTGGGTAAAAGGGCACTAAGGCCAAAGTGACGCCGTTTCAACCCtttataaaaaccaaattttttttttaaaaatttcattttctttcttccctaAAAAAAACTCAGAAATTTTCTCTCAAGTCTCTCTCTCTCCCTTTTGAAAATTCGGCCAGGAGTCCGTTCATCAGCCGCCGCTCCGGCCGCCGGCCGTCGGCGACGGCGCCACCGCGCACGGTGGCCGAAAAACTAAAAAAGCactttttcactcttttttttcgAGCAAAGCCCCGATTTGGGGTTAAAATAGCTCAAAAGGCTCTCAAAAGtcaaaaaagagaagaagaaaaaaagaaaaaaataaaaacccttcGGTTTCTCCTCGCCGCCGGCGGGGTCCTTTCGGCAAGCCAGTTGGCCTGACCAACCTCAAGACGAAGGAGTCTCCGATTACACCCCAAAGGtaacaaatttctttttcttattatttcctttattttgaaataaaaataaataaataaataaagcacctttgtttctttgaatctgtttttttgcttttttatttcttgaaattgtGAAGAAAAGGGTGGGGAACCCCTGTTACAGAAATGATACTTGGCTTTATAGCCAATgctattttagttttcttttttcatttttctctgtTTGCTACTGTTCTTTGCGTGTTTTCTTCTCATTGCAGGTGGAGCAGGTGCACGGCGCCGGTGCAGATGGGACGTGCGGCGATGGGACAAGGGCAGTGGTAGCAAGTCCTAGCATGCGGCGCCCTAGGGTTAGGTTTTTTTGATTTTTGCTGAAATTGTTTTAAGTTTGGGCCGTTTGGGCTTGTAATGACATTTGGGTATTGGGCTAGCGTTTAGGTGGGTAGTGGGCTAAGTTTATTGGGTAATGGGCCGGGCAAGTATTGGGCTTGTACAGTCGTTATGAGAATGTGGAATACAATCTCCACACCTGTCTTTGTGCTATTACATAATCGATTTGACTTGAATTGTAGCTTTGTTAAATACGACTCCCGTGATTTACTTGACAAAACTTGCCTAGTGGTCAACGAATATTTACCCATAAAACTTGTCCAAATTCAAGCTTACGGATTTTTGCCCGGTCCAACCGATTTGTACCAATTCTCAAGTTAATCGATTCAATTCCCTTCTCCAAACTAATACTCCGGACAACTCAACCAACCGGTCCGACCAGATGGACAGGTTCAAACAACCTTGCCGGTATCTTAAACCTTTAATTATTGTAGAAAAGCATGGACAAAGAAGAGATCCCTCAAAACATCAAGGATACATTAAATTAGAAATGGGGTTCTATATTCAAAtcacaacaacaaaaaaaaagagacaatGCTACtcagataaaaatataataattttaacattggACCAAAAGTTCTTACTTCCTAAACAAGAGAATATCATACTAAAAAGAGCAAAATCAACATTCAAGAACCGACCTTCACTCGTTCTCCTGGCTGCGCAACCTAGCCAATTTGTTGGTAACGACAACATCCAACTGAGCTGCTCGCTCAACGATTTCCTTCCTCTTCTTCGTTGAAACATCATGTGCTATCTCAGCACAGTATGTCCTAAGAATGCAGTAATAATAAGAAACAATCTAGAAAATTGCTGATCAAAACAAGGGTTAAACATCATGTATTATACCTGTTGTGCATCATGAGAAGCTCTAGCTCTTGGACATTGTGCACCACAAATTTCTTAAATCCATTGGGAAGATAGTGGCGTGTTTTCTTGTCTGACCCATAACCGATGTTGGGCATCAAAGTGCATCCCTTGAACTTCCTCCTAACACGGGAGTCGATACCCTTGGGCCTTCGCCAGTTTGTCTGCACATATGTAAGTTTGTTAACAATATAGCTGAGAGCTAGTTTGTGTGGTTTTGGCTAAACGAGACTTCAACTAACAAGGATGTGCCAAATTGTcgtaataaacatatttaaagaCCATAAGACATATAGGCTGAAGCATGGCATCGGACATCAAAATAACACAGAAGCATGAAAGAAAGAGCTTAGTTTCAACACAGCACTGAAACAAAAAGAACAATTATCCTTCGCCGCTACACCCTAACTAAATGTGAAGTCGCATAAGCATGTATCTAAAAGGTTTACCCTGCATAAATTTATTAACAcaaaaggaacaaaaaaaaaaaagatttctaTACTTATGTTTGCTTCACCTAGTTAAATAGAGAAGATAATGTGAGGCTAGGCTCATATTGTGAGAAATAAGTATCAATAAGATGATTGACATTGCTTCtatacaaatattattccaCTTACAATCAATAAAACCAGAATAACATATCGATAAAGCAATTTTCATATGCAATTCATAAGCTCACCTAAAGGAGCCATGTCTAATCTTCACGATCTTAATGGAGAATAGTGATCATCGAGCAAAACAAGCAGCCAGAAGTGTGCTAATTCTGCTAACATTCTCTCATTGAAGTTAAATGAATTCAAACCCATTCTGTGGAACAGGCAACCCCAAAGATTGCACGTTCAGTGGCAGTCATGTTATACATCAACTTGAAAAagtcttaaaaaaataattctagGCTTTTAGGCTTCTACCAGTAAAAAATCCACATTAAAACagcagagaaaaagaaaacagagtCCACTAGCATCCTCTGTAATAATTTCTACAATGCAAACACGAGTACACCATTGAAACATCCTGAATTGATTATATTTGTTCTTCTATATATACATCCTCAAAATTACGCTCGAACCCCCAGCAACAATGCCAACTGCGCTAGTACTCAATCGGcattcatattttttctttgtaaCCTCAATTCTCTATAGCATTCTAAGGGAAAACACACATATTCTTCAGCTAGGGAGATACCCCAATTAAGATATTAAGATCACAGTAAAAAAGAACCCAGTAATACCAATTACAGCAAAATACTATAAGAAAGATAAGAATTATCTTTTGCTATAACCTTGACGGAGATCTTGCGATCACTTTGGGGCCTCTTGAACTTCTTAACACGCTTCTTCACAATCTTCTTCGACAGCAAAGGGACCGCCATTTCTTCCTGCTTAACGAATCAATTAAATGACAGCCAATTTGCAAAGAGAAATCATTTCGAAGATTCAGACGACAAATTAAACTCTGATATAACAAATTGAAGTAATAAATCGAATGAAAAATGAGTTACCTTATGGAAACGCTAAGCTGGCGTGCGGCTGTTGTAAACCCTAAAGGTGAAGAAGATAGGAGTCAAGCGGGAATTGTGTATATATGGGGAAGAGGAGCGATCTGGTGTTTAGGTTTGAGAGTAGAGATTATTGTTCTCATTTCAAAGTCCAGCCCCTAGGGGGTTGGATTCAAACCCGAACTTTTCTACttgaaattcaaaacttaatATTTAGGCTTTATTAAATTCGTTTAtcaaattgtatatttaatactcgagcttaattaaattatttagtaatATTTGTGCTCGGTTAAATTCGTTTATCAAATTGTGTATTTAATATTCGAGCCTAATTAAACTATTTAGGTATGATAAAggattaaagtataattttataataaaatatttatattaaagtgaaaagattaattttttcttgagagccattcaaataaaatattataatacttAAATTAAGCTCGATCTATATCAAGTTATTCGATCAGTTAAAtgaaacatttaataattataaaaagaaagttGCCAATAGAAGAGAGTAATCGGTTTAATCGGTTAGTTTGGTCAATTTTTTGAACcgatttaactaattttaatatgagAAAATCGACCCAACCGATTTGCGCTGAGAAAATTGACCAAACTGAactgatttgatttgatttggtttggTTGGGTTTAGGGTTATTGGGTTGGTTTTATatgattacatatttattatatactagaaaatataaatatatttaaaatattataaaaataagttggTTATGTTCTAGGATtcaaaaatgattaattgatcgAATTAACCGATTAAACTGAGATCAAAACTAACCAATAGAATTGTAAATAAACCGAGCTTGAACAAGCAGACCTCTGttcatgtttgtttgtttaatttcatgttcattaagaatttcaaaaatgtgtttatttatttagaaatatgtatattcatgtttgtttatttaagttaaacGAACATGTTCGCTAACATATAATTGAACATTTTCACGAATAATgttcattaataataataataaataaataaacgtgtatcttatttttagacataaaataatcaaatataaatattaataacatattataaataaataaaataaggatacaaataaaaaattatgaatatataacaATCTTAAACAAGCTTTAAACGAACATAAACGAGTTTATTCATTAACCTAAATGAACttatttagtaaataa
This region includes:
- the LOC105770647 gene encoding uncharacterized protein LOC105770647; the encoded protein is MARRVKRVTDPLDDRVKAQLVGAGYFSSGSEHSGSDAVAGDDSPCLSELVDSFLEDNHYGTDETGGGNGSTTYISDADCVDSNYDNTALLEIIVRSNAVNDRDCYRNLLVDRVLEAKEMVSVFKMDKAVFKRKVMAHLREAGYDAAICKTKWSSSGGIAAGNYEFIDVMRSVSSSRQNRYFVNLDFASEFEIAMPTGEYSRLLQYCPKVFVGKSEELKKIVRAMSDAAKRSLKSKGLSLPPWRKNRYMQNKWFASYRRTTNQTPADSGSLTTMTIHSVNVVQCRYVGFDDAVNSRMFVRTR
- the LOC105790591 gene encoding 60S ribosomal protein L32-1 codes for the protein MAVPLLSKKIVKKRVKKFKRPQSDRKISVKTNWRRPKGIDSRVRRKFKGCTLMPNIGYGSDKKTRHYLPNGFKKFVVHNVQELELLMMHNRTYCAEIAHDVSTKKRKEIVERAAQLDVVVTNKLARLRSQENE